The nucleotide sequence CCTCCTCTTTGCGCACTGCTGAAGTTACGCTATAACCCACGGCTGAGGGTAAATTAAAATTCGCACTACCTACAGTTGTTATCTGGAATATAACTCGACGATAAGATGTTCCTGAATCGGGATGTCAATTTCCTCACGATTGGGGTAGCGTACTACTTTACCGCTCAAATCCGCCGCTGAAAGTTCCAACCAGGCCGGAACGGTCTTGCTGGCAATGCCTTCAGCCATTTCTTTCATAATCGGTGATTCCTTGCTGGATTCTTTTACTTGGATGACATCATCGGCTTTTATCTGATAAGAAGGGATATTTACCCGGTGGCCATTCACTGTAAAGTGTCCATGACGAACTAATTGTCTTGCCTGGTTGCGGCTGCTGCCGAAACCCAGACGGTATACAACGTTGTCCAATCTTCTTTCTAACAATACCAGTAAGTTTTCACCGGTAATGCCTTTCTGACGGTCCGCTTTGTCAAAATAAGTGCGGAACTGACCTTCCAACACACCGTAAGTACGGCGTGCCTTTTGTTTTTCCCGCAGCTGGATGCCATACTCGGAAACTTTCTTCCGACCTTGACCATGTTGACCAGGCGCATAGCTGCGTTTGGAGAACGCGCATTTGTCGCTGTAACATCTATCACCTTTTAAGTACAGTTTGACGCCTTCGCGGCGGCACTGTCTGCAAACAGGTCCTATATATCTAGCCATTCTTTATTCAGCACCTCCCAAAATCCTTATACTCTTCTCCGTTTAGGCGGACGGCATCCGTTGTGGGGAACCGGTGTGCAATCTTTAATCAGATTGACTTCCAATCCGGCAGCCTGCAGCGACCGGATGGCAGCTTCCCGTCCGGCGCCAGGGCCTTTAACAAATACTTCGATTTGTTTTAAGCCATGTTCCATCGCTGCTTTGGCAGCAGTTTCGGCTGCCATCTGTGCAGCAAAAGGAGTGCTTTTGCGCGAACCTCTGAAACCAAGGCCACCTGCACTAGCCCAGGAAAGCGCATTACCCTTTGTATCGGTAATGGTAACGATCGTATTATTGAAGGTCGAACGGATGTGGGCTACACCATGCTCGATATTTTTACGTTCTTTTCTTTTCGGTCTAACGACTTTTTTAGCAACCACTCTTTATCCCTCCTTTACGCTTTCTTCCGTTTCGCGCCAACAGTCCGTTTCGGACCTTTGCGGGTGCGGGCGTTGGTTTTCGTACGTTGTCCCCGGACAGGCAAGCCCATACGGTGACGTTTTCCCCGGTAAGAACCGATCTCAATCAAACGTTTAATGTTGAGCTGTTCTTCACGGCGCAAGTCGCCTTCTACTCTGTAATCCTTGTCAATTGCCTCACGCAACTGAGCTACTTCTTCCTCGGTAAGATCGCGCGTGCGAGTATCAGGATTGATTTTTGTAGCTGCTAGGATTGTTTTCGATAAAGTAAGTCCGATACCATAAATATATGTTAATGCAATTTCAATTCTCTTATCGCGCGGTAAGTCTACTCCGGCAATACGTGCCATCTATACATGCACCCCCTTAACCTTGTTTTTGCTTATGCTTAGGATTTTCACAAATCACCATGACATTGCCATGACGTTTAATAACCTTGCATTTTTCACAAATGGGTTTGACCGACGGTCTTACTTTCATTTGCTTCTTCCTCCTTGAGTCTGTTTTAGTGCTACAGCAACGGGTGCTGTATACTTAAAACACCCTCTGCAAATTAATTTTATATACCTATCTTATTTAAAACGATAAGTAATTCGTCCGCGTTTCAAATCATACGGTGTAAGCTCTACTGTTACTTTGTCGCCAGGTAAGATCCGGATAAAATTCATGCGGATTTTACCTGATACATGTGCCAGTACAATATGCCCGTTTTCCAGTTTAACCTGAAACATGGCATTTGGTAAAGCCTCAACGACCGTACCTTCTACTTCAATTACGTCTTGTTTGGACACAAACTGTCCCTCCTCGTCCGCTTATCACAAAATATCCGGTTCACAAAAACAAGCAATAGCCTGACGAACAGCTTCGTCAGTAACTGTCTCGCCTTCAGCAAGTTTCTTCGTCAGTACCGTAGCAACAGACTGTAAAACTTTGACATGCCGGATGTTTTTCTTTTTAGGTTTGGCAATCGGATGGTTGCGACCATTCGCTACATAAATGTAAGATGAACTGTCAATTGCGACCACTAGATAGCCAGTGCCATGATCGCGCCCGGCAATACTTGTTACTAGTTGGCCTAGAACGATCTGTTTATCGTCTAGCACAGCCGCGCCTCCTATAACTTGGTCAAAATTTCCGGTCCGTTATCCGTAACGGCAATGCTGTGTTCGAAGTGTGCAGAAGGTTTTTTGTCAAGCGTTACTACTGTCCAGCCATCATCGAGGGCCTGCACTTCATAAGTGCCCACGTTGATCATCGGTTCTATTGCCAGTGTCATACCGGATTTTAATCGTGGACCGCGGCCAGGACTACCGTAATTGGGAATTTGAGGGTCCTCATGCATATTGCGTCCAATGCCATGCCCAACGTAATCGCGAACTACACCGTAACCGTACTTTTCGGCATGAGACTGGACTGCATGGGAAATGTCACTGAGACGATTGCCTGCTATGGCCTGTTCGATCCCTTTATAGAGCGACTCTTCCGTAACCTTTAGGAGCTGCTCCATTTCCGCGTCGACTTCACCGACAGGCACCGTAATCGCGGCATCCCCATTATATCCATTAATTACCGCTCCAATGTCAATACTTACATTATCTCCGCTTTTTAACTTTCTTAATCCTGGAATTCCATGTACTACCTCTTCGTTTACCGAAGCACAGATGTTGCCAGGGAAGCCGTGATATCCCTTAAAAGCGGGAATCGCGCCACGGCTTTTGATATATTTTTCGGCGATTTGATCCAGTTCCAGGGTAGTAACTCCCGGTTTGACGGCCTTTTTGATTTCAACGAAGGTCTCTGCGACAATCTGACCGGCATCGCGTAAATAACCGATCTCTCTGTCCGATTTAAGAATAATCATGATGATTGTCCCCGCAGACAGTTGATAATATCGGCAAGCACCTTGTCGATATGCTGACATCCGTTGATTTCACAATACAGCCCTTGAGTCCGGTAGTAACCAATCAAAGGTTCCGTCTGGTCCGTATAAACACGCAGGCGATTGGTTACTGTGTCTTCACTGTCGTCGGCACGTTGATACAATTCACCGCTGCATTTATCGCAGGAACCGTTTACCTTGGACGGATTAAAGGCAACATGATAGGTCGCCCCGCAGCTCTTACAGATCCGTCGCCCGGTAATCCGGCTGACCAATTCTTCCGTTGGAACATTGATATTTACCACACGGGTCAATACAATTCCCAGATCCTTCAGCGTATTGTCAAGCGCATTGGCCTGTTCCAGCGTACGCGGAAAACCGTCTAAAATAAAACCCCGACGGCAATCCGGTTTTGCCAGGCGTTCCTTGACAATACCGATGGTCACCGCATCTGGTACCAGCTGTCCGGCATCCATGCAGGCTTTCGCCTGTTTGCCCAGCTCGGTACCTTCTTTTACTGCTGCCCGGAACATATCGCCGGTAGAAATGTGAGGAATCTTAAGCTCCTCTACCAGTTGTACCGCCTGGGTCCCTTTTCCGGCCCCCGGCGGTCCCATCAATAGGATATACATCGACTTTACACCTCTCTTACTTCATGAAGCCTTGGTAATGGCGCATCAGCACCAGCGCCTCAATCTGCTTCATTGTGTCAAGAGCCACCCCCACGATAATCAGGAGAGCAGTACCGCCAAAATATACCCCTTGAATATTGGTAATTGCTGCTATGAAATTTGGTACTATGGCGATAATGGCAAGGAAGATTGAGCCAGCAAGGGTGATCCTGGTCATTACACGATCTAAATAGTCAGCGGTCGGTTTCCCCGGACGCAAGCCTGGAATAAAACCACCGTGTTTTTTCATGTTCTCTGCCATATCCGATATATTCAGGGTAACCGCAGTATAGAAATACGTGAAAAATACGATCAGCAGCGCATAGATTGCCGTCTGCAGCGGCGTACCCCACGCAAACCAGCCTGCCACGGTTTTTACCCAGGGAACATTTATAAACTGGGCAATGGTTACCGGGAACATGAGCACGGATGACGCAAAGATTATTGGAATAACACCCGCCTGATTGACTTTCAGCGGAATGTGAGTAGAGTGTCCGCCGTACATTTTGCGTCCAACAACCCGTTTGGCATATTGTACAGGAATTCTACGCTGTCCTTGTTGAATGGCAATTACAAATACAATCATAACCACAGCAATCAATATAAATAGTAGGATATTGTACCATTGAATGGTTCCCGCAGTTAAGTATTGGTACATAACGTAAATACCATCAGGAATTCTTGAAACCACACCAGCAAAAATTATAAGGGAAA is from Propionispora vibrioides and encodes:
- the rpsD gene encoding 30S ribosomal protein S4, with translation MARYIGPVCRQCRREGVKLYLKGDRCYSDKCAFSKRSYAPGQHGQGRKKVSEYGIQLREKQKARRTYGVLEGQFRTYFDKADRQKGITGENLLVLLERRLDNVVYRLGFGSSRNQARQLVRHGHFTVNGHRVNIPSYQIKADDVIQVKESSKESPIMKEMAEGIASKTVPAWLELSAADLSGKVVRYPNREEIDIPIQEHLIVELYSR
- a CDS encoding KOW domain-containing RNA-binding protein, which codes for MLDDKQIVLGQLVTSIAGRDHGTGYLVVAIDSSSYIYVANGRNHPIAKPKKKNIRHVKVLQSVATVLTKKLAEGETVTDEAVRQAIACFCEPDIL
- the infA gene encoding translation initiation factor IF-1, coding for MSKQDVIEVEGTVVEALPNAMFQVKLENGHIVLAHVSGKIRMNFIRILPGDKVTVELTPYDLKRGRITYRFK
- the rpsK gene encoding 30S ribosomal protein S11, coding for MVAKKVVRPKRKERKNIEHGVAHIRSTFNNTIVTITDTKGNALSWASAGGLGFRGSRKSTPFAAQMAAETAAKAAMEHGLKQIEVFVKGPGAGREAAIRSLQAAGLEVNLIKDCTPVPHNGCRPPKRRRV
- the secY gene encoding preprotein translocase subunit SecY; translation: MLSALSNILKITELRQKVLFTLAMFLVFRAGTHIPVPGVNAAVIEQMFTQGNLFGLLDLFSGGALSKFSVFAMSITPYINASIIMQLLTVVVPKFEQWAKEGDEGRKKITQITRYGTVLLGFIQAVGMAYGLRAAVINPGIGSILLIAVTLTAGTTFLMWLGEQITDKGIGNGISLIIFAGVVSRIPDGIYVMYQYLTAGTIQWYNILLFILIAVVMIVFVIAIQQGQRRIPVQYAKRVVGRKMYGGHSTHIPLKVNQAGVIPIIFASSVLMFPVTIAQFINVPWVKTVAGWFAWGTPLQTAIYALLIVFFTYFYTAVTLNISDMAENMKKHGGFIPGLRPGKPTADYLDRVMTRITLAGSIFLAIIAIVPNFIAAITNIQGVYFGGTALLIIVGVALDTMKQIEALVLMRHYQGFMK
- the map gene encoding type I methionyl aminopeptidase; translated protein: MIILKSDREIGYLRDAGQIVAETFVEIKKAVKPGVTTLELDQIAEKYIKSRGAIPAFKGYHGFPGNICASVNEEVVHGIPGLRKLKSGDNVSIDIGAVINGYNGDAAITVPVGEVDAEMEQLLKVTEESLYKGIEQAIAGNRLSDISHAVQSHAEKYGYGVVRDYVGHGIGRNMHEDPQIPNYGSPGRGPRLKSGMTLAIEPMINVGTYEVQALDDGWTVVTLDKKPSAHFEHSIAVTDNGPEILTKL
- a CDS encoding adenylate kinase, giving the protein MYILLMGPPGAGKGTQAVQLVEELKIPHISTGDMFRAAVKEGTELGKQAKACMDAGQLVPDAVTIGIVKERLAKPDCRRGFILDGFPRTLEQANALDNTLKDLGIVLTRVVNINVPTEELVSRITGRRICKSCGATYHVAFNPSKVNGSCDKCSGELYQRADDSEDTVTNRLRVYTDQTEPLIGYYRTQGLYCEINGCQHIDKVLADIINCLRGQSS
- the rpmJ gene encoding 50S ribosomal protein L36; this encodes MKVRPSVKPICEKCKVIKRHGNVMVICENPKHKQKQG
- the rpsM gene encoding 30S ribosomal protein S13, coding for MARIAGVDLPRDKRIEIALTYIYGIGLTLSKTILAATKINPDTRTRDLTEEEVAQLREAIDKDYRVEGDLRREEQLNIKRLIEIGSYRGKRHRMGLPVRGQRTKTNARTRKGPKRTVGAKRKKA